A genomic region of Leptospira mtsangambouensis contains the following coding sequences:
- the mutY gene encoding A/G-specific adenine glycosylase, which yields MNPQKKLYDWYQVHKRDLPFRKKKQAYPIWISEVMLQQTRVNAMLPLYDSFIKRFPNPESLASAEEEEVLAFWKGLGYYSRARNLRKAAIFLVQNYNGSFPKDLNSVLKLPGIGNYTARAILSIAYDLPLAVLDGNVKRVLSRYYGYTENILGPKADRDLQEKADLFLNSEHPGDHNQALMELGATLCLPESPKCLLCPLSEFCFARIHQKTAEIPLRKKEKKQIQLVSEIFVLSNQKQILLVREPKMRFLKEMFHLPYGMVGDVPEEAYAPSPFFLALKEIAKDPKTIGTFKHTITHHKLDFSVLTYPLPVRGEIEKLTKKFGVESKWVTLSSLDTEFPSSLASKVKKFLLYLES from the coding sequence TTGAATCCTCAGAAAAAATTATACGATTGGTACCAAGTCCATAAAAGGGACTTACCCTTTCGAAAGAAAAAACAAGCATACCCTATTTGGATTTCTGAAGTGATGCTTCAGCAAACTCGTGTTAATGCGATGTTGCCTTTGTATGATTCTTTTATCAAACGATTTCCAAATCCAGAATCATTGGCTTCTGCGGAAGAAGAGGAAGTTTTGGCTTTTTGGAAAGGACTTGGTTACTATAGTCGGGCCCGGAATTTGAGAAAGGCAGCAATTTTTCTTGTTCAAAATTACAATGGGTCTTTTCCAAAAGATCTAAACTCTGTTTTGAAACTCCCGGGAATAGGAAATTATACAGCAAGGGCTATACTTTCGATTGCCTACGATTTACCCTTAGCAGTGTTAGATGGAAATGTAAAACGAGTTTTGTCCCGTTATTACGGGTATACTGAAAATATTTTAGGGCCTAAAGCAGATCGTGACTTACAAGAGAAAGCGGATCTCTTTTTAAATTCAGAACATCCGGGTGATCACAACCAAGCATTGATGGAATTAGGTGCCACCCTATGTTTGCCGGAATCACCCAAATGTTTGTTATGCCCACTCAGTGAATTTTGTTTTGCAAGAATCCACCAAAAAACCGCAGAAATCCCACTTAGAAAAAAAGAGAAAAAACAAATCCAACTTGTTTCAGAGATTTTTGTTCTTTCGAACCAAAAACAAATTTTACTCGTTCGTGAACCCAAAATGCGGTTTTTAAAAGAAATGTTTCATCTTCCTTATGGAATGGTCGGTGATGTCCCGGAAGAAGCCTATGCCCCAAGTCCTTTTTTTCTTGCTCTGAAAGAAATCGCAAAAGACCCAAAGACAATCGGTACATTCAAACATACGATCACCCATCATAAGTTGGATTTTTCCGTTTTGACCTATCCATTGCCAGTGAGGGGAGAAATCGAAAAATTGACAAAGAAATTCGGAGTAGAAAGTAAGTGGGTCACTCTTTCGAGTCTGGATACTGAATTTCCCTCCTCTCTCGCTTCGAAAGTAAAAAAGTTTTTGCTTTACTTAGAATCATAA
- a CDS encoding sensor histidine kinase encodes MLEIIVWIEHVIANIPLPILEVWGRFSFLFGSILSIFAFAGFTFRNGKTFRISREVWNWNLTSFYWFVITFVSIFLTGYLGSSIVLIPGAQTLESLKDLSVFLCLNFFGYPALLAVPFAYGLSDLIEGVPPEFLWDWLPGYFINPTLFWLSYQMIGKSPDFRKVRVWVYYFLFVLLFLFLEPFLWGYLCSEQFGSEISYHTVSSALLFTTGITWILAPFVMFVCFPLVRSFGFFWAEVPGQVKEVTLSDPPWIWISGLNGQKKSDKESDIKTGISLQLFIVTPFVCLVLVLVGITSYVTLKNAEQTAFQMVEVLHRQWSKNINLSLDRYFSEIPNKSEKHYEQSKLVEVLDGSKVNPQSKVFLLDAHLNPLASLSSEANKSRVLEVVRVELKKLENEISASEKRFSFAVVTKKPLSRENWNAMVTIYSHPQLKEKTYLITLFPYSFYLSGVFTGNSESAMVFAWAILLSLILAAVISEFVTRPVLSFAKASKSLAKGDWNYPVGESMIAELKDLSEAFRFMSSELRQSFERVEESQRLVMETNSNLEEKIVLRTEALIESNRSLVEMIETKEKILIDLHKTQTQLLQSEKLAALGQFAAGITHELNTPLGAITSSVHSMSEILKNDITSLPDFLESLDITEKEDFHFFLNLAVSFGSRHAGLLNRTEKKERIGILNSHQIENPEEVMEDLTSLGILQLDESILKVLKRSKSGIILQNVLTLGSLYRLAYVIQTATEKASHVVNALKHYLYTDRLETETNFQNVHIPTELDSILTLYQTKIKNDVEVTKLYKTTDYCLAERDKLNQVWINIINNALQAMEYRGKLTISVFSNEDMVITSIQDTGKGIAPEIRDKIFLPFFTTKKHGEGIGLGLDICKQIVEKMKGTIEFSSDDQGTEFRVYLPKVIEGERD; translated from the coding sequence ATGCTCGAGATCATTGTTTGGATCGAACATGTAATCGCAAATATCCCTTTGCCAATTCTTGAGGTTTGGGGGCGGTTTTCTTTTTTATTCGGTTCTATTCTTTCGATATTTGCTTTTGCAGGTTTTACTTTCCGGAATGGAAAAACCTTTCGAATCTCTCGAGAAGTTTGGAATTGGAATCTGACAAGTTTTTATTGGTTTGTTATTACCTTCGTATCCATCTTCCTGACTGGTTATTTGGGAAGTTCCATCGTTTTAATCCCTGGAGCCCAGACACTAGAAAGTCTCAAGGATCTTTCTGTTTTCCTTTGTTTGAATTTTTTTGGTTATCCGGCACTTCTTGCCGTTCCATTTGCCTATGGACTCTCTGACTTAATTGAGGGGGTCCCACCAGAATTTTTATGGGACTGGTTGCCTGGATACTTTATCAATCCAACACTCTTTTGGTTGTCTTATCAGATGATTGGGAAGTCACCTGATTTCCGTAAGGTGAGAGTCTGGGTTTATTATTTTTTATTTGTTCTTCTTTTTTTATTTCTCGAACCATTTTTATGGGGATACTTATGTTCGGAACAATTTGGTTCTGAAATTTCCTATCACACTGTTAGTTCTGCTCTTTTGTTTACCACTGGGATCACTTGGATTTTGGCTCCATTCGTGATGTTCGTTTGTTTTCCACTTGTTAGAAGTTTCGGTTTTTTTTGGGCCGAAGTTCCGGGGCAAGTCAAAGAAGTCACATTGTCCGATCCACCTTGGATTTGGATTTCTGGGCTTAATGGACAAAAAAAATCCGACAAAGAATCTGATATAAAAACGGGAATTTCATTACAATTATTTATTGTGACACCTTTTGTTTGTTTGGTGCTTGTTCTAGTTGGAATAACTTCTTACGTTACCTTAAAAAATGCAGAACAAACAGCATTCCAAATGGTTGAGGTCCTTCATCGGCAGTGGTCAAAAAATATCAATTTAAGTTTGGATCGTTATTTCTCTGAGATCCCCAACAAATCTGAAAAACATTACGAACAAAGTAAACTTGTAGAAGTACTCGATGGATCGAAAGTGAATCCGCAAAGTAAGGTTTTTTTACTAGATGCCCATTTGAATCCTTTGGCTTCACTTTCTTCTGAAGCCAATAAATCCAGGGTATTAGAAGTTGTAAGAGTTGAACTCAAAAAATTAGAAAACGAAATCAGTGCATCCGAAAAACGTTTTAGTTTTGCCGTTGTGACCAAAAAGCCACTTTCTCGTGAAAACTGGAATGCTATGGTTACGATTTATTCGCATCCGCAACTCAAAGAAAAAACATATCTCATCACTTTATTTCCTTATTCATTTTATTTAAGCGGAGTGTTTACAGGGAATAGTGAATCAGCGATGGTGTTTGCTTGGGCAATTTTACTCAGTTTAATTTTGGCGGCGGTCATTTCTGAATTTGTAACAAGACCTGTTCTTTCCTTTGCGAAAGCTTCCAAATCCTTAGCAAAAGGGGATTGGAATTATCCAGTAGGCGAAAGTATGATTGCCGAGCTTAAAGATCTTTCTGAGGCTTTTCGGTTTATGTCTTCGGAGCTCAGACAAAGTTTTGAACGAGTGGAAGAAAGCCAAAGATTGGTTATGGAAACCAATTCCAATTTAGAAGAAAAAATTGTCCTAAGAACAGAAGCTCTGATCGAAAGTAATCGCAGTTTGGTTGAAATGATCGAAACAAAAGAAAAAATCTTAATCGATTTGCATAAAACACAAACACAACTTTTGCAGAGTGAAAAATTGGCAGCACTCGGGCAATTTGCGGCAGGGATCACTCATGAACTCAACACTCCTCTTGGTGCGATCACCTCCAGTGTCCACTCAATGTCCGAAATTTTAAAAAATGATATAACAAGTTTACCTGACTTTTTGGAATCTTTGGATATCACAGAAAAAGAGGATTTTCATTTTTTTCTGAATCTCGCTGTATCGTTTGGATCTCGTCATGCGGGACTACTCAATCGTACGGAAAAAAAAGAAAGAATCGGAATATTAAATTCTCATCAAATAGAAAATCCAGAAGAAGTGATGGAAGATCTTACTTCATTAGGTATTCTCCAACTGGACGAATCAATTTTGAAAGTTCTAAAAAGATCAAAGTCAGGAATCATTTTACAAAATGTTTTAACTTTGGGGAGTTTGTATCGATTGGCTTACGTAATTCAAACCGCCACTGAAAAAGCATCTCATGTAGTGAATGCACTCAAACATTATCTTTATACAGATCGATTAGAAACAGAAACAAATTTTCAGAATGTTCATATTCCAACTGAATTAGATTCTATACTCACTTTATACCAAACAAAGATTAAAAATGATGTAGAAGTTACAAAATTATATAAAACAACTGACTATTGTTTGGCGGAAAGGGACAAACTCAATCAAGTTTGGATCAATATCATTAACAATGCTTTACAAGCAATGGAATACCGTGGAAAACTAACCATCTCTGTTTTTTCAAATGAGGATATGGTCATCACTTCCATTCAAGATACAGGAAAAGGAATCGCCCCAGAGATTCGTGATAAGATTTTTTTACCTTTTTTTACTACAAAAAAACATGGCGAAGGGATTGGGCTTGGGCTTGACATTTGTAAACAAATCGTAGAAAAAATGAAAGGTACAATTGAATTTTCGTCAGATGATCAAGGGACTGAGTTTAGGGTGTACTTACCAAAGGTAATCGAAGGGGAAAGAGATTGA
- a CDS encoding response regulator — MNITQLQTEKNAILCVDDEPILLLSLVQELKREIGGGYTYETAQNPEEAMEVIDDLCSSGVEVILILSDWLMPGMRGDEFLIQVHQKYPHIKSILISGHADRDAINRVKEEAKTYAIFSKPWNTRELLDAVRFCCNLT, encoded by the coding sequence TTGAATATTACGCAGCTACAAACTGAAAAAAACGCAATCCTATGCGTGGATGATGAGCCGATCCTTCTCCTTTCCCTCGTACAAGAACTAAAACGGGAAATCGGTGGCGGTTATACTTATGAAACGGCACAAAATCCCGAAGAGGCCATGGAAGTGATCGATGACCTTTGCAGTTCTGGAGTGGAAGTCATTCTCATCCTTTCCGATTGGCTGATGCCAGGAATGCGAGGAGACGAATTTCTCATCCAAGTCCACCAAAAATACCCACATATCAAATCCATTCTGATTTCAGGCCATGCGGATCGTGATGCCATCAACCGTGTAAAAGAAGAAGCAAAAACCTACGCCATTTTTTCCAAACCATGGAATACTAGAGAATTGCTAGATGCAGTTCGTTTCTGTTGCAATTTGACCTAA
- a CDS encoding Smr/MutS family protein: MRTIYIRKLRFEEARIKLERELHDAFMDGETYVEILHGIGEGILRRMAIDYVESCGFLKLVETDPMFRSNPGATIVEILAPSKEYINRLKS; encoded by the coding sequence GTGCGTACCATCTACATCCGCAAACTCCGATTTGAAGAAGCTCGTATCAAGTTAGAACGAGAACTCCATGATGCCTTTATGGACGGGGAGACCTATGTGGAAATTTTACATGGGATTGGAGAGGGAATTCTTCGGCGAATGGCGATTGACTACGTAGAGTCTTGCGGTTTTCTGAAACTAGTGGAGACCGATCCGATGTTTCGGTCAAACCCGGGTGCAACGATTGTGGAAATTCTTGCCCCCTCCAAAGAATACATCAACCGATTGAAATCATGA
- the cimA gene encoding (R)-citramalate synthase CimA, protein MTEPNSSIEILDVTLRDGEQTNGVSFSWQQKLNITKHLLMDLKTDRVEIASARVSPGEFEAVKKIVEWAKSEGLHDRIEILGFVDYDKTVEWMKGTGVRVLNLLTKGSLNHLTNQLRKTPREHFLDIQKTVEFASASGIAVNVYLEDWSNGYTHSRDYVLEYLSVVSKFPIQKFYLADTLGVLSPFEVRTAITDLVKEFPKLWFEFHGHNDYDLAVANCLEAVSAGVRGLHVAVNGLGERAGNSPLEAVVTAIHDKTKFKTSIVEKEITNASRLVAVFSGKRISDNRPIVGEDVFTQTAGVHADGDKKGNLYANPILPERFGRSRVYALGKLAGKASITENLKQLGMVLSPEIEKKVLERVIELGDQNKTVTKEDLPYIISDITGENLEASFRIETCTVTSGIGVKPKADVKVNFQGKDYAAKGEGDGGYDAFMNALGKILKELKIQIPKLYDYEVRIPPGGNTNALVETVITWKVEGETHPIRTIGIDSDQQVAAVKATERLLHILLGNV, encoded by the coding sequence ATGACCGAACCAAACTCTAGTATAGAAATCCTCGACGTAACATTGCGAGATGGGGAACAAACCAACGGTGTTTCATTTTCTTGGCAACAAAAGCTAAATATCACAAAACACCTGTTAATGGATCTGAAAACAGACCGAGTGGAAATCGCAAGCGCTCGTGTTTCTCCAGGTGAATTCGAAGCAGTCAAAAAAATTGTGGAATGGGCCAAGTCCGAAGGCCTACACGATCGAATTGAAATTTTAGGATTTGTTGATTACGATAAAACTGTCGAATGGATGAAGGGAACAGGGGTTCGGGTTCTTAATCTTCTCACAAAGGGATCACTCAATCACCTAACAAACCAACTTCGAAAGACCCCAAGAGAACATTTTTTAGACATCCAGAAAACTGTCGAATTTGCATCTGCTTCTGGAATCGCCGTAAACGTTTATTTAGAAGACTGGTCAAATGGATACACCCATTCCAGGGATTATGTGTTGGAATACTTAAGCGTTGTATCAAAGTTTCCGATTCAAAAATTTTATTTGGCTGATACTCTGGGTGTTCTGTCTCCCTTCGAAGTTCGAACAGCCATTACCGATCTTGTAAAAGAATTCCCAAAACTATGGTTTGAATTCCACGGACATAATGATTATGATTTAGCAGTTGCTAACTGTTTGGAAGCGGTGAGTGCTGGTGTTCGTGGGCTTCATGTGGCTGTGAATGGACTTGGGGAACGTGCCGGAAATTCTCCTTTAGAAGCTGTTGTCACCGCAATCCATGACAAAACAAAATTTAAAACTTCCATAGTGGAAAAAGAAATCACCAATGCCTCAAGGCTTGTGGCGGTTTTTTCTGGGAAACGCATTTCGGATAACCGACCGATTGTTGGTGAGGATGTATTCACACAAACTGCCGGTGTTCATGCAGATGGTGACAAAAAAGGAAATTTATATGCCAACCCCATTTTGCCAGAAAGGTTTGGACGATCTAGAGTTTACGCATTAGGAAAGTTAGCTGGTAAAGCAAGCATTACAGAAAATTTAAAACAGTTGGGTATGGTTCTTTCCCCCGAAATTGAAAAAAAAGTTTTGGAACGAGTGATTGAACTTGGTGACCAGAACAAAACCGTCACCAAGGAAGACCTTCCCTATATCATCTCTGATATCACTGGCGAAAATTTGGAAGCAAGTTTTCGTATTGAGACTTGCACCGTAACGAGTGGAATCGGAGTCAAACCAAAGGCCGATGTAAAGGTGAATTTCCAAGGGAAGGATTATGCGGCAAAGGGAGAAGGGGACGGTGGTTACGATGCTTTTATGAATGCCCTTGGTAAAATTTTAAAAGAATTAAAAATCCAAATTCCAAAACTCTATGACTATGAAGTTCGGATTCCTCCCGGAGGAAATACCAATGCTTTAGTTGAAACTGTCATTACTTGGAAAGTGGAAGGTGAAACTCATCCCATTCGCACTATTGGCATTGACTCTGACCAACAAGTGGCAGCTGTGAAAGCCACAGAACGATTGTTACATATTTTACTCGGAAACGTATGA
- the pth gene encoding aminoacyl-tRNA hydrolase, protein MIHFLIVGLGNPGDKYKNTRHNIGFMILDALASSFSVSFKDSKKYMESTHTLDGDKVHLLKPLEFMNLSGKATQTLANLYKIPPSQILVVQDEVDLPFGKIKNKIGGGTAGHNGLKDIVAKLGSQEFHRLRFGVGKPEKGGMEVADFVLQNFNSEEKNGLDALIKESVTKIEDWVKTNRNLIRKENGG, encoded by the coding sequence ATGATTCATTTTCTCATTGTGGGCCTTGGGAATCCAGGGGATAAATATAAAAACACTCGCCATAACATTGGTTTTATGATCTTGGATGCTCTTGCGAGTAGTTTCAGTGTTTCTTTCAAAGATTCCAAAAAATATATGGAATCAACTCATACTCTGGACGGAGACAAAGTCCATCTTTTGAAACCATTGGAGTTTATGAATCTTTCTGGAAAAGCCACCCAAACTCTTGCCAATTTGTATAAAATTCCTCCCTCCCAAATTTTAGTCGTTCAGGATGAAGTGGACCTACCTTTTGGTAAGATAAAAAATAAAATTGGCGGCGGAACGGCTGGCCACAACGGACTAAAAGATATCGTCGCAAAACTAGGTTCGCAAGAATTCCACCGGTTACGGTTTGGAGTTGGCAAACCAGAAAAAGGTGGCATGGAAGTTGCTGATTTTGTTTTACAAAATTTTAATTCCGAAGAGAAAAACGGTTTAGATGCACTCATCAAAGAATCAGTTACTAAAATTGAAGATTGGGTCAAAACCAATCGCAATTTAATCCGAAAAGAAAATGGAGGTTAG
- a CDS encoding YqaA family protein encodes MTKDKETSINLRSLIFQTILSIVIVLTIVFGLAFFFRKELLGFSEHFVRIFGYLGLFVGMILSDSLPAFVPPDAFLMLAITGEMDPLKTILSMSFGSIIGGSLAYFVGLYLIPKFHLGRQMVLHYEDKLLPYLRKYGFGAVVLSALTPIPYSWMAYTVGTFKMRYSLFLLGSLFRFVRVTVYFYAMYLGWITGG; translated from the coding sequence ATGACAAAAGACAAAGAAACTTCTATAAACCTTCGTAGCCTTATCTTCCAAACCATTCTATCGATTGTGATTGTGCTGACGATTGTATTTGGACTTGCATTTTTCTTTCGAAAGGAACTACTCGGATTTAGCGAACACTTTGTCCGTATCTTTGGTTATTTAGGCCTTTTTGTGGGAATGATTCTATCCGATAGTTTGCCTGCTTTTGTTCCTCCCGATGCATTTCTAATGCTTGCCATCACGGGAGAAATGGATCCTTTAAAAACCATTCTCTCTATGTCTTTTGGGAGTATCATTGGTGGATCCTTAGCATACTTTGTTGGATTGTATCTAATCCCTAAGTTTCATTTAGGTCGGCAAATGGTTTTGCACTATGAAGACAAACTCCTTCCTTATCTTCGTAAATATGGTTTTGGTGCTGTTGTTTTAAGTGCTTTAACTCCCATTCCCTATTCTTGGATGGCATATACGGTGGGAACTTTTAAGATGCGTTATTCGCTATTTTTACTCGGTTCTCTTTTTCGATTTGTTAGGGTCACTGTTTACTTTTATGCCATGTATCTTGGATGGATCACGGGAGGATAG
- a CDS encoding replication-associated recombination protein A, which produces MDSLFSQNKQVPLAHAVRPKNWSEFVGQTQVVQSLRAISKPTSILLYGPPGTGKTTLAHLLSQGWSMQKRYLSCVTSGVKEVREVLDEAKRQGTIVLFLDEIHRFSSSQQDALLSAVEEGEIILIAATTENPSFRVNKALLSRMLVYRLTTLSEEEENSIFETCLTKLNHKGNFPQDLKKELFRRSSGDARKLLGYLERILSFTEDTGSIDESKLAEILGENVIFYDKNSESHYDIISAFIKSLRGSDPDAALFYLALMIEGGEDPLFIARRLVIFASEDVGNASVHALPLAIATWQAVERVGMPEGRIPLGQCTTFLASAPKSNASYLAIDKALQLVRERKREFQIPNHLRNAPTATHKKEGAGKDYKYPHDFPDHFLKERYFPTNFYPEIPQFFEPTNQGMEKNLREQLKRLWGDRY; this is translated from the coding sequence TTGGACTCTCTTTTTTCGCAAAACAAACAAGTTCCTTTGGCCCATGCCGTTCGACCGAAAAACTGGTCTGAATTTGTAGGACAAACCCAAGTGGTGCAATCACTTAGGGCAATTTCAAAACCCACCTCTATTTTGTTATATGGACCTCCAGGTACTGGAAAAACAACTCTGGCACATCTTTTAAGCCAAGGTTGGAGTATGCAAAAACGTTATTTGAGTTGTGTAACGAGTGGTGTGAAAGAAGTGCGAGAGGTTTTGGATGAAGCCAAACGACAAGGTACCATAGTCTTATTTTTAGATGAGATCCATCGTTTTTCTTCCTCCCAACAAGATGCCCTTCTTTCCGCTGTGGAGGAAGGTGAAATTATATTAATTGCTGCCACAACAGAAAATCCAAGTTTTCGGGTTAACAAAGCTCTCCTTTCTCGGATGCTTGTGTATAGACTCACTACTTTATCGGAAGAAGAAGAAAATTCAATTTTTGAAACTTGCCTTACGAAACTAAATCACAAAGGAAATTTTCCTCAGGACTTAAAAAAAGAACTCTTTCGTAGAAGTTCAGGAGATGCCAGAAAACTCCTTGGGTATCTGGAACGAATTTTAAGTTTTACTGAAGACACGGGAAGTATCGACGAATCTAAGTTAGCTGAAATTTTAGGCGAAAATGTAATTTTTTATGATAAAAACAGTGAAAGTCATTATGATATCATTTCTGCTTTTATCAAATCCCTTCGTGGGAGTGATCCCGATGCGGCTCTTTTTTATTTGGCTCTTATGATCGAAGGGGGAGAGGATCCACTATTTATCGCAAGGAGGCTTGTGATTTTTGCCAGTGAGGATGTGGGAAACGCCAGTGTTCATGCCCTTCCGCTTGCGATTGCCACTTGGCAGGCCGTGGAGCGTGTTGGGATGCCGGAAGGCCGCATTCCCCTCGGGCAATGTACCACTTTTCTTGCCTCTGCCCCTAAGTCTAATGCTAGTTATTTGGCAATTGATAAAGCCTTACAACTAGTTCGGGAAAGGAAACGAGAGTTCCAAATTCCAAATCACTTGCGAAATGCTCCCACAGCCACCCATAAGAAGGAAGGGGCAGGGAAAGATTACAAATACCCTCATGATTTCCCTGATCACTTCCTGAAAGAACGTTATTTCCCAACCAATTTTTATCCGGAGATTCCACAGTTCTTTGAACCGACCAACCAGGGAATGGAAAAGAATTTAAGGGAACAATTGAAACGTCTCTGGGGAGACCGGTATTGA
- a CDS encoding NADH-quinone oxidoreductase subunit A, with amino-acid sequence MGSAPDSFAPILLQLLLGVGFSALILTLAFLINPKKKSKPQDTFECGVTYYGDARGLFNIKFYLVAVLFILFDIEAVFLYPWAVNLISFKEAGLGTFFLVEMFFFLLILVVGLYYIWKKGALEWD; translated from the coding sequence ATGGGTTCTGCACCAGATAGTTTTGCGCCAATCCTTCTACAACTTTTGCTCGGAGTCGGTTTCTCCGCTCTGATCCTGACCCTTGCCTTCCTCATCAATCCGAAGAAAAAATCGAAACCTCAAGATACATTTGAATGTGGGGTTACATATTATGGTGATGCAAGAGGACTTTTTAATATTAAGTTCTATCTTGTGGCCGTTCTTTTTATTCTCTTCGATATTGAAGCTGTCTTCCTTTATCCTTGGGCAGTAAACTTAATTAGTTTTAAAGAAGCAGGTCTTGGAACTTTCTTCCTAGTGGAGATGTTTTTCTTTTTACTCATACTCGTTGTGGGTCTATACTATATATGGAAAAAGGGAGCTCTGGAATGGGATTAA
- a CDS encoding NADH-quinone oxidoreductase subunit B — protein MGLTETLSKPGEMFGDMFQVATLDNVVQWGQSFSLWPYPFATACCGIEYMSTSCADYDIARFGAERPSFSPRQADMILVLGTITYKMAPVLRQIYDQLAEPKFVISVGACASSGGMFHTYGVLQGVDRILPVDVYVPGCPPRPEALLDALVKLQKKVQNQGLEARRQEVMRKIQEINERNKPLVVA, from the coding sequence ATGGGATTAACAGAAACACTATCCAAACCGGGTGAGATGTTTGGCGATATGTTCCAAGTTGCTACTTTGGACAATGTAGTCCAATGGGGACAAAGTTTTTCTCTATGGCCTTATCCTTTTGCCACTGCTTGTTGTGGAATCGAATACATGAGTACATCTTGTGCCGATTATGACATTGCTCGTTTCGGAGCGGAACGTCCGTCTTTTTCACCACGCCAAGCCGATATGATTTTGGTTCTTGGAACCATCACTTATAAAATGGCTCCCGTCTTACGTCAGATATACGACCAATTGGCAGAACCGAAATTTGTAATTTCTGTAGGTGCTTGTGCTTCTTCTGGTGGCATGTTTCACACCTACGGTGTGTTACAAGGTGTTGATCGAATCCTTCCTGTGGATGTTTATGTTCCTGGTTGCCCTCCGCGTCCAGAAGCTCTCCTTGATGCCCTAGTCAAACTCCAAAAGAAAGTACAAAACCAAGGATTAGAAGCGAGACGCCAAGAAGTCATGCGAAAAATCCAAGAAATCAACGAACGCAACAAACCTCTCGTAGTGGCATGA
- a CDS encoding NADH-quinone oxidoreductase subunit C produces the protein MKETITEYLNSRFPEVLLPQRDINTNLLYFTIKKESLQTVVQALKDHPEFAFTYLNDLTSVDWLGKREPRFEVVYLLRSPKNKHFRLQLRVPVGEGEEVPSLVSIFPAANWPEREVYDLMGIPFSNHPQLERLIMPDNFIGHPLRKDYPLEGPGQDYLIEDLLTIHVNEDIAS, from the coding sequence ATGAAAGAAACAATTACCGAATACTTAAACTCGCGGTTTCCTGAAGTTTTACTCCCGCAAAGGGACATAAACACCAATTTACTTTATTTTACGATTAAAAAGGAATCCCTTCAAACCGTCGTACAGGCGTTAAAGGATCATCCGGAATTTGCATTCACTTATTTGAATGATCTTACCTCCGTCGACTGGCTTGGAAAAAGGGAACCAAGGTTCGAAGTGGTTTATTTGCTTCGTTCTCCCAAAAACAAACATTTCCGTTTGCAACTCCGAGTACCAGTGGGGGAAGGGGAAGAGGTTCCAAGCCTTGTCAGTATTTTTCCTGCAGCCAATTGGCCTGAGAGAGAAGTGTATGACCTAATGGGGATTCCGTTTTCCAACCATCCGCAGTTGGAAAGGCTCATTATGCCTGATAACTTTATTGGACATCCACTTCGTAAAGATTATCCTCTGGAAGGTCCAGGACAAGATTATCTCATTGAAGATTTACTCACCATTCATGTGAACGAGGATATTGCCAGTTAG